A stretch of DNA from Cannabis sativa cultivar Pink pepper isolate KNU-18-1 chromosome X, ASM2916894v1, whole genome shotgun sequence:
CATAACAAATCAACAAAGCGGATATGGTTACCAGAAACATTATAAGCATCAACATAATTTTGTAGACTTTGGAACAAACTGCACTAATAGACTTACATATTTTGTTGAAGGCCACAATATCACAACTCTGGACATACTCATTAATTGGTTCAACGGTAAGACGTTCCTCAATGAGCGAGTCAACAGAGACCAGATCATCCACAATGGTGAGCATTATCTGCAATTTCTTGATACCATACCCAACAGCTACAAGTTTGGCTGTGACACAAGAAAATGTAACCAAATAAGAAACATAACTCACTTatagaattttgaaaaatatctacaGAGCTAAAAATGTTGGCATACATGCTCCCCAAAATAAACCCTCCATCTCGACACTTCTGACTGCCTCTTCAAGCTTTTTCATGTCTGTCTCATCGTCCCATGGCTTCACATCCAACAGAACTGATGACTTTCCAGCTGATTAACACAAAAAGTATATCTTCCAATGAGAAACTATTGAAAGGGCACATTTGAATTCGAATTTCAATGCATCTAAATGTAACCAAAACAAACAAACTCACACTCTTTCTTTTTTGTCGATGCCTTCATGGAGGCTGCACGCTCTTCAGAAGCCTTCTTCTCCTCTTCCGTTTCTTCTCCGAACAAATcaatatcatcatcatcatcctcaGCAGCAGATGCCTGGAAGTTTCATAATGTTAATAGTCGCTAAATACAAGATTATGAACACTCATTTACTGAATTTTCAACCAAATGAAGGTTGCTGTACTTACCTTCGAGTCATCTGCTGGTGGGGTAGCCACTGCCTCCTCAGTGATGGGAGCAAATCCCTCCACAACGACACCGGCACCATCACCAGCCACACCACTGAAGAGCAATACAATACAGAATAAGAAAAATTGTAATCATAAAAGAACAATCCAAGCTAGGCAACAAGGCATAAATACATGGAAGATGATAAAGCCAAACTTATAAAGAAAAGATCTAAAAGTTGAAAACCCTTACGAGATCCTCAAAAGAGCCTCGATATGGTTGTACCAACGAGACACATTCACGTAGTCCTGAGCTTTTGAAATAGCAGCATGAACAGTGATATCATCCTTGGAAGCCTGATACCTGTGATTACCGTAGAAATTTCAATTAGATCAGAAAAGGAAAACAAAACTACTGTATAAAACACTACGTAACAATACTAATCTAGATTCTTAGCAAATACAGTACTAACCCAGAAATGTAACTGCGACTTAATAGGTGCTCATCAAGTTTCTTTAGGCCAGCAG
This window harbors:
- the LOC115710185 gene encoding elongation factor 1-delta 1 codes for the protein MAVTFYDLGSAAGLKKLDEHLLSRSYISGYQASKDDITVHAAISKAQDYVNVSRWYNHIEALLRISGVAGDGAGVVVEGFAPITEEAVATPPADDSKASAAEDDDDDIDLFGEETEEEKKASEERAASMKASTKKKESGKSSVLLDVKPWDDETDMKKLEEAVRSVEMEGLFWGASKLVAVGYGIKKLQIMLTIVDDLVSVDSLIEERLTVEPINEYVQSCDIVAFNKI